TAAATGCCCTGTTACAAGCAAAATTCACCCTGAAAATGGTGCCTGCACACTGGTGTGCTGATGTCATTAGACATCAGGTTTAACACTTGGTGGGACATCTGACTAATTCAAGCCCTTAAAACTGCACGTAACTCCTTCCTGGACACTTTTTCTGTCCCCCAATAGTGGCTCCCACAGCAGCTTAGACATTAAAGGTATCAGCCAGCATGCATTCCATAAAATAActcacaaaacaaaccaccttcatttcattttaggTAAAACAGGGTATGTGTTTATTGAAGATTTTcaagagagagaaggaatgcgcacatttttattgttaaacGAGCAATGGGGGTGGTAACCACAAACAAGCTTTAACATTACCTTGACATCTACCTGACAAAATGGATAGTAGCTGTCATAAATAGTAACATTGGAAGTTtgcattattaaaagaaaagcgTGTTAATACGATGCTGATGAGTTGAAAGCAATAGCCATGAaaaactgcttgtttctttgcatGCTGTCAGGATGTTCCTATATCTAAACTGATGTATGTTATTATTTCTTACATTCAGGATCTCTCTCTCTTCAGCAACTGAGATATCCATGTCAAATACCACGGAGACAGAAGCAGCCTTGCTAGCAAAACTATAAGTATCGACTATACCTCTGCGAAAATATATGTACAAAGTCTAAAAGCTGCTGACATAGATTCATAGAACAAAATGTCACAGATTGGTTCTAACTGATTCCAAAACCTCTGCACCCGGTTTTCCTTCCAGGAAATTGGAAACAACACattaaagtgaaaagaaagagaagaatatctATCAGATCACCTTTGGAGGCTTCTAATTTTTCAAGAAGGAAAACCTAATTTACGACGGATTCCAGTTCCTGAGAAGAGCCAAATACCatttcagtaataaataaataaatacaattagGCTCTCCtcgttttatttattttaaccagTGGTTCATTGGTGCACGTGTTCATTTCATACTGTATTTTATAATTAAGAACGTGTTTTCCATCTGTAGCTCTTTCTGCTTCGCAAGAGTCTGGACATAAGATATGAAATAAAGGCATTAAAATGCTTAATCATTCATATGACTTATTCATTCACAGACAATACAGAAATATGCCAAATGTGTGAATGGAAATGGCATTACTCTTATTCCTGTTCTATTGGAATGATTAATTATTTTGACCAAtttagaaaacaggaaaaaaaaaaaacaatcttcaGTGACTGAAACACTCATAAACCAAAATACTTTAATTTGTAGCACGTATTAAGCTtgaattctgcatttaaaacagTTCCTGAATTAAAATACTTATCCAGTGTTTATGATAGTGCAATACCTACTCTGGACATTTTAAGTGAATCTTTGATGATGTAAATCTCAAGGTTTAAAAGTAACATCGTGTAAATGGAAATGGAATTGCAGCATCTCCACACAACATTCATCAGAAGAAGAGTTTTTTGCTCGGAATTgtgaagctgaaaacaaatgtcagGTCCGTGGGCAGAACATCACCAACCAAAGCAGTGTGTCATCAGCagacagttttcatttcagctgtttaCACTGTGGCCCCAgctaaaggaaggaagattgAACATTAATCATTTCTGCTATGGATATCCTTTACCAGTGCTTCTACgtcagctgctttctgtgctcaTTCTTCTCCAGTCCCTTCGAGGCATGAGGTGGGAACCTCATACCACTACAGAACTATGGGCagcctttccctttcctctgtCTCCCTCCCCTTTTCAGAGGGCAGGTGGGTCTGACATGATGCTTTTGTTACAGCTTATCTATagacatggggaaaaaagtgacTGTCATATCCCTTGAATGCAGGCACACTACAGATGCAGACAAGGCCGGGATAGGAAGCAATTAGCTGAAATTGGAACCCTGACTAGAGGGCACATTGGTATATCTGTCCTTTGGGTACATCATGGCTTCCTATATTGACTGAGAATATTAATTCCCAAGATCACATACAGACTAGAGAATGTTTGGAGGAGATTTTCAAATGCTGCCACAATTGGCTTCTTTCTGCCCCCACAgatctatttctttattttaaattaccaTCTActtcaacacagaaaatgacCGATTTTGTCTTACCACGTGGTTTGAAACAAAGCTTGTTGTTCTTGTAAGCTGTGTAGGCCGCTATTGATCCAACAACTAATATCACTAAGGCAGAAATTATAGGAGATGTAACTCCAGCTATTAATCCTGAATCTGTAGAAAACAAGAGAGATTTTTTCAGATGCAATGAAATAGCATGACTAAGGCATATTATCTACAAACACGTGTCTTTTGCAAAATGTATGGTGAGACATTGGAAATCCATTAAGTAGAATTAAACAGAAGACTGGAAATAACGTTACAAGTGGCTGATAGAAAAACAGAGTCATACAGCATCATTTAATATTTGCAGCACTTTTGTAAGTGCTTTCTCAGTATTCATGGTGATATTAAACTAAttatagaataaataaattgtttacTATACCCGTGTTTCCACCATGATTGAAATTATGCCCTCCTTCTCCTGGAACAGAGGATAAAGTTTCATCAAAAATTGTCTTTCATCATATTTTGAGAACAAAGTATTCTGCATTGCTTACAAGGTGAAATAGGGCAGCTAGAGTGGGATTCTGGGACAGAGAAGCTCTGATTCTAATCCTGACTGGCATCAGTGTCATCATAGAGTTCCCTCCTCCTGCCACTTCATTTTTGTAGAGGAACACTGTCTGAAGAGTCTAAGCAAAAGATGACCCTTAGCTGTCTATAGACTGATTTAAAGGAAATAGGAGGCCAACACTCTACTCTTGTTATCCTTTACTTCTGGACAATAAAATGATTTCTGTCAAGAACAGACTTGGAGTATCTACTTTCAGCTCTCAGCAGAAGTCCCTTGCTTTGGGACTATCCAGACAGAATCTGAAGGAATCAGTCCTGCAAGGTTCTGGCTTAACATTGCAAGGTCTTTAGGGATATGTTTCAAAGGAGCTAAAGCTTTGTGCTAAAAGCCATGGAGAAAGATGACtagtcaaaataaaaatagcagagtCTTATCCTACACCTTCAGTAATAAACATCTGTGCTAAAGCAAAACCAGTCAGCTctgatttataaatattaacaaGAAAATGCAACGGGAATCATCAAATACTACCAGCCATGTGTGGTGGTAAAGGCTTCCCATCAACAAGATCGTAGTCGTTAAATCCTCCTGCAAGATAAAAATTAGGACTTCTGTTGCAAAATTATCTGAACAGTGGTAACCTCTTCAGTTCcattctctgccttttttttaatagttctgGGGAAAGGTGAGGGACCTTTGAAATCCCGGTGTCCGTATGGCAGCTGTCTTACAGAAGCAGTTACCCATTTACATTCACTGGAAGCTAAAGTACTGTTGTTGTCTACCCATTCTGAGCATGAAGACATGTATGTCTGTAAATATGTTAAATTTGTTCTGTATTTGGAGTGAGTCCGAATCTTGGAGCCACTTTAGGGTCCTAAATACAATATGCAAAAGCCCCACTCATTAACTGGCCCAGTTCTATTCATAGAAGTAAACACTCATGGGATGTGAGAACCTGGAGCTTCAATAGAATGGATCCTAATATAGTAAGGACAACTCAAATCCCAGCAGCTCTTGTAGCAGGAAATCAGTGGGTCCCTTCTAGGAAGGGCTCCAGAAGGGCATATCCACAGAGCATCACTACAGTCATACCAGAAGTAAACATGAGATACATGGCAATAGCTAGGATAGATGTATCACCTCCATTGTATTTAAGTGTATGTCTGGGATAACAGTTGAAAGGAATCTTAAATCCATATCCCCTGTCCCACCTGCTGTATACCCTAGAGCCTTCTCAGACCCATCTCTCAGTATGGATTTGTACATAGCCTTATCCACTTCATGTAGACAGATGTCAAATTTGAACCTTAGCACGGTTCTGTGTATACATACCCAAAATAAAAGGAGCAACAAGATAAATATTAGTCTCATGCCAGTTAGAAGTCAATGTCCTTTGATTTGGGAGGGGAGGCAGAAAAGTCTTATAGTGCCAGAACAAAATCTCAGAAAATCTTTCCAAACACTGGGTCAAGaatagtgaaaataataataataataagaagaagaagaagaagacgaagaagaagaagaagaagaggaagaagaagaagaagaagaagaagaagaagaagaagaagaagaagaagaggaagaagaggaagaggaagaagaagaggaagaagaagaagtagaagaagaaaaggaagaagaagaagaagaagaagaggaagaagaggaagaggaagaagaagaagaagaagaagaaaaataaaagggaaatatcAGGAAGggatgataaaaaaaaatataaataattaatgaagaatatgaatatatgaataacatgaagaaataagagaGTAAAGTGTTCAAAATAACTTCTCTGAACAGTTCCTAGTGCTAGAttttctgaggagaaaatatTCTTACCAGTATTACTATGGCTTCCTGGTCGCGGCGGAAGAGGTGGGTATAACGGTTGTCTTGGGATGTCACCTATTGACAATAAATAGTTAGATGGTTGGAGAAACAGAACAGGGAGCTGTAAATAAAGAGTATGATAACCTGAAAATGTGTGCGTATTGCTCACCTGTCCCCTGATGAATTCAGAAAGTGACCTTGTCGGTAGGTTAAAAAGTTTCAAGCAGTATGTCAATAAATTACAAGGTACTGGAGATAATgaaaaaatggaagtttttcaaagctgaaatgatAGAAGAGCTCAAACAATGTCCAAGGGAAATATCTCTTGTAGTTCTGGCACATGCTAATATTACTTTATTCTGACAGCTGGAAAGAACAGTGCGCTACTGCAGGTGCTGGTGGTGCAGTGACATGGACCTGAAAGTGTTCTGAGCTGGTCAGGAGGCAAGAGGTTATTTCTGTGCCCTCAGCAGGTATTATTATGAACCAGACAGTAGTTTCACCAAACACATACTGAATTCATCTCACACGTGATGAATTTTATACTTTTAAACAGTGCAAAATGTACTCAGatttcagcttgttttccttttgactttGAGCGGGCATTTTGTCTAATTCCCAACAGAGTATTGGGAAGAGAGGAACTGGGTAGAGAAAGATATGCAATCACAAGCAGCATTTTCCAAATTACACACACTGTGCTGGAGTAATAGAAAAATGCCCATGGCTGTTCCTACTCCATAGAGCAAGCCTCCAATTGCCACCCCCTACCAGGTCAGTAGCATATTTAACTGCTCACATAGTCAGGCAGCAAATTTAGCTCTGAATAAATCAAAGTCAGgctacagaaataaatggcatcttccttctctctccttaaATCTTTTTGGTCTCTTCTTGCCTACATGCTAAATGTAACACTTCTGTTTgtaagttgtttttaattatttaaaattatttagagATAAGCTCGGCTTtctgttgtattaggcgaaatcgGACCCTCGGGATGTAACGTGATAGGTCCTCCCCTGCTGGGTCATGCATATGTATAAAAGATAAGGATGAAACTGGATACCTATATAAGGGACCCTCACATTCCAATAAACACCATTTTACCGCTCACCATAATGGtgtaacaaacagctgtgactTGGTCGGGGCCGTCGATACACATTCACAAAGGGACTTGACTTTCCAGGTTACCAGATCGAGGTAACAGCTTTCAGCATGAATTTATCCTTCTGCATTCAGTGGATTTTAGATACGCTCTTAAAGCTTTGCTGAATCAGACTTTGCCCAATTAATTCTGTGTAACAGAAGAAGAGACTTGCTCTGTTCCAGAACCACGTGCTATGAACTAAGACTTGGCACAAAAGTAGAACACTACCAATGTCATTGTGCATTCCAATTACCATGCTGCAGTTGTGTTCcttaaacacaacaaaatgaatTCTGCATCACAGATACTGAGAAGATAATATCTACACAGCTACTGATAATGAGGTATATATCATTAATTCCACTATAATGTATGAATTTcaattgaaaacaaatagaCTAAGGAAATAAAGTCAAAAGAAACATCATGTGCTAACCACTGAATGAGATGCTTTTTTACAGAAGATACTTAAgtaatttattaataatttaaccAACATGTTATAACCATCCTCTCATCAACATACTCAGTAAAAACCTTCAAGAATGGAACAATCAGTATGAGCAGGAAGAATTGACAGCATAAGTATGGAACTTATCAACAGAACTGTATTCAGCTTTATGAAGTGTGGAAGAATGTCATTCAGCACAGGTATGAGGTGTTAGAGGAGAACCTGAACAACATATAAGCAGTGTGATTCCCTGTGTCTGAAACATGAATGAACCACTCCACTGCAACAGgagttacatttcttttttttcttttataacatttattttagtttttcttttctgtaaccTTGATTCAAGTGGAATTTTATGCCTTgattcagtgctgctcagactGTAGATTATTACAGAGTGCAAGTATACCTTCAAACACACTAAGTAAAATGAGGTGCAAAATTTTCCGGCATCTTGGATGTCATGCATTTACACAACTCAGCACATGTTATAAATACATCCTACATGAGGTTTACGTGTTATAGAAATAACTGGAATTTACAGCAGGTTACAATATCTTGACTGCCTGAAGCTTAGCTGTATCATAACCATCAGTGCTCTCCTCTGAACCATTCCTTCCTGCACTTCTGATTCATGGCCAGCAGAGCTAAATCCCTCGTCTCTTTTCATTGTTACCTCTGATTCCTAATCTTTGGCAGATTCACTTATGATAGttgaacaaagaagaaagtacTCACCGCCACCAAGCGCATCTCCTAAATGCAGATCATTGTctaacaaatgaaaagcaagaagatcGCGATAAGTAAGGAGGCCAGACCTTGGCcattaacagaaaatgtaaaacaatgatttataagcaatatttttttcagataatcCCCACAAATTCAAGTAAGATATTCCACTTTTCTCAAAGAGAAAACCTTATAAAATTTAATATCTACCCACAAAATAATTAACCATTTATATTTCATGTAAGGGTCATGgtgataaaaaataatcatgctTCAAGTAATCATACGTGCTTATCTAAAGTTGTGTGATGATCTGTTTATCTTTGGTGGAGCTATAAAAGTACTAAAATGTGCTTCAGGCTCTGCACTGGCACATTTTGCAGTGAATCAGCTGGCTGTTACCATTCCCTGTGACTGCGCATGTGTCTTGTAGTAGCTGAAACGGAACTTTCCATTACATAAACAATTTGCCAATGAGCTGCGTAAGACTCACAACTTTCAGGTGTGGAAAGAGTATGTAGGTGATATTTTAGGGTATGTGGAACAACAGTGAGCTCTCAGAGATCACTGATTCATATGCAGAAGTATGTTAGGCAGATGCTGTTAAGTCCAGAGATCACTTTCTTGCTTCTAATAAACATGGAGATACAGTGTGaatctgaagaaaatgcaaaacctACCTAGATTTTAATAACAATCCCAATTGCCAAAGAAAATTAGATAGTcattcaaaaatgttttttttctgtataagGCATAATAATGCATGTCTGCTGTCATGTGTTCTTTCCACCCAAAGAGAACAAACAGGAAGCTGTTTTTTGCACAGTATTTCTTCTCATCATGTGTAAATATAAACACTCAGAAATGCTTTGATGTCTCCAGGGAACCTGGCAGGAACATAATCATATTCATACTGCATGAGTAGGTATGTTTTGTCAAACCAGGTGTTGATCCTGGCTAGCTagaacagagctgctctgcaaaaaCACCTTTACATGTCAAAGGCTTAAACTTTAAGCAATAATCTATTATCAGAACTAAGAATTCAGGCAAAATGCACGGTTCTGCTTGGGAGGCTTCATGCAGAGATTTTCTAGGGAGATGTTGAAGTCAGTATGAATTAAGTATGAATGGAAACATGTCTGTAAACatgagaagaaacagcagaacaaagggTTAAAAAAACATATGGCAAAGGTCACCATTTCCAGCAGTAAAATTGAGGaatgtgttgtttgtttctgtcaAAAACAGCAAGCCTGCACTCTGATAAAGCAGCACAGGTGACTtgtcagcagaagaaaagcagaagggcaCTCTAAATACAAAGGTTGCAGCATATCGTATTATTTTCCTGCTAGTTCATCCAGAAAACAGACTAAAACATAGTATATATATCCCAAACAAGTGGAAACAGACAGTGGGCAGCACGCTGGCCTAAGGTACAGAGAGGCTTCAGTAAGCAAGTTTATGAGGACCCTACCATAATAGCTGATGACTTGTGAAAGGTATGAAGCATCTGTTCAAAAACTAACTTGCCATTTCTTATCAAGAAGAACCACAAAGGCATGACAAGGGCTAGGAGCTGATGTACTTTACCCTGGGTTGCACATGATGCTTACCAGACAACTTGAACGCAAAAATCTCAGTGCTCCTGACTGTTAGTTTGAGTGTATGACAAttaaatcatggaatcacagaatcatagaatggcttaggttggaagggaccttaaagatcattcagttccCACCCCCTactgtgggcagggctgtcccccaccagctcaagctgcccagggctccatccaacctggccttgagcacctctaAGGAAggggcaccacagctcctctgggcagctgtgccagcgcctcaccgccctctgagtaaaaaacttcttcctaacatctaacctaaatctcccctcttttagtttaaagccattttccattGCCCTATCATTATCAGACCGCATAAAAAGTAGGTCCCCCTCTTGCTTCTAAgatcccttcaagtactgaaagttcacaatgaggtctccctggagtcttctccaggctgaacaaacccaactccctcagtctttcttcataggaaataTATATTGGATATATATATTCTTCATAGgaaatatatatactatatacagTATATCTATATACTGTATATAGAACCATTGAAAATAACCCTCAGGCTATGACCACCCAACCAACCCTTTAACCAGCTAACAGTCCAGCCCTCAAATCtatctccaatttagagataacaATGTAGGATGAGTGTGAGTGGCTGAAACCTGCTTATTTAGagatttcaaaaacaaacttcatcttttccttccattgAAAAATACCTGCAGGACAGCAACTACTCAGACAGGGATTCTTGTGTGGGAAGTGATGCCTGGAGGATTGGGCAAATACACTGATTGGACCCTACTCTATCAACACCATCATCTCAGCCAGACATGTTCCTCAGTGACAGTGGCTAAATGAGACATAGAAGAAATATCCAAGTTAGCATGAAACATCAGGTACACGTTAGAACACGCTTTTATATCATGCCTCTGAACATTTCCAAACCCAGAAATTTCTTTCAGGACTTTCTTAAACGTTGTTCTAATTGATGTTAAACTGCCTGCAATACCTGCTAGTGCTGGGAGAGACTCCAAAATAGATTCTGGAAGACACAGAGCTCTTAATTCCCAAGAATTAGGGAAGTTGATTCAGGTAGGGCAGCCCTCTCACTGTCACATGTCTAACAGATTTAGAAGTAGTCTCTAAAAACTCAATTCCTCTCACTTGACTGAGGCAGTGTCACAGTAACTACTGATTTCTGACTTGGCCTCCTAGCATGAACAAGGACAGAGTCTCCGAGGGCACGATTCAAGTAACCtatttaaaatatctatatTAGGATAAGAACTGATCCACATTTAGGATTATGTGAACTGTTGTTAGACTTGCTGATTACTCCCCACTGACTTTAATGGAAATAGAGAGCAGTGGCTTCACTGTACTTTGCAATAGATGCTTCTAATCTAGGTCAAGCACAGATTCACTTCACTAAAgcaagagggaaggaagaatgcACAGGTTCCAGTAGCTACCACATTCACAAAACTGCCCTGATTGCACAGAGTGAGCCAGCATCATGTGGAATGTGTTACCCTAAAAATCTTATTGCAATATTTATCTAGGAAAAGCAATATAGTTGTTCTGTGGGCTAATGTTATCCATAATTTCCTGTTTCCTACAGTGTAATTTAGGTGAAAAATGTCTGTGTTGCtataaaatgttataaaatgttCAGTCATAAATATGTatgtggttttgtgttgtttgcagtttgatttttttcaacaGTAACAGCCATTCATTGAAAGATATCATTGGTAATACtcaaaaatacagctgaaacctttcagttctctctgcttttcccagtttatttctcttctgactTAGATCATTATAACAATCAAAACTAGATAATAGCTAAGCCTGTTATCAAGCATTATCTATGCTAAAAGAAGATATaatccaaaaaataaaaaaagtacaGTTACTGATTTTTAGCTACAGTTACCCATTTTTATACTCCCCAGGGATGTCAATATGGGATAGAAAAGTATTAAGAGGACCGTCCAGAAATAAAACGCCATCTGTGGCAAGTCATGCTCTAAAGACTTACTGGAAATAGTAAAGACATCCAATTGGTAGTTGTCCAAAAAATGCTTAGTTTACATATGGAGGACACAAATTCACACAAATTGTCTTAGGAATGGCACATTAATCTCATACAAGACAAGTCATGACTGTTGTCTGTATTACTCACTCATCAGAGGTCTTGTTGGTCTTCTGATCACTGTGGGCTTCCTGGTAATTATATCCTCTGTGTGACCCAAtgatatatacaaaaaaaaaattacaataaattCTTAACATTGTTCAAATATCAAAAGAAAGTATCTGCAAATTTAGGGAGCTGTATTCAGTAAATCTTTATGCATTATGGCAGAAACTGAAAAGGATGGGATAcatttaaaccttttttttattattgtttatttgttttaaagagaaaaatgatcttatggtaaaaaataatgttatgttttaaaaacaaaacagaaaggcagcagttttcagttgtatgtaaattaaaaatctgaCATTTCCCTGCCCTCCATACTTTTAATTGAAGTACTACTCATGCTCCAGTTctcaagagaaacagaaagcacatgaaaattattattagaTCTGAATATCATAGGAAAATAAGGATGCCTACCTGGGTGATCGAGAGCATCAGCTAAATCAAAGTCACGTTGACCTAGAAGGAAGCAGAGACCATCAGCGGGCAGATATCTATGACCTCTGAGGGCTCTGGATAAACCCAGCTTAGAATAGGCAGAATGGAAACCCACTCAAACAGGAGCTTGCCCAGAGCAAGCTGTCGGCCCTTGTCCCTGCTCCTAATGCGGGGCCCTGAAGGACCACAGTCATCAGCTCTCCAGGCATGCCTGCCCTGAGGTCAAATGCATAGATAatggtggtgattatgttgaaaaataggGTTTTGTAGCCAAGAATTTGCTCGATCAAATAatattattgtgctctttgtatctgttgtattttccaaggaaataaataggaggcactacgTTGGCAGTGATCAACATACATTCCTCTCTCTGTGATCGGCCATGTCTTTAATATGTAATCTTTGTGATTCACCTCTTTACAGAGCAGGTATCCAGCAGTCCTCACTCAGACCATAACCCCATTTTTCTTGTGTCTGCATGCCAAATAAAAGGTCAGACCACAGAGACCCACTGAAAAACACCCCGCGTTATTAGCTTTTCCAAGCAGGAATGCTTCTCTGTGTGTACCACACAAGTTTCCTACTCTGCACCTGTTTATCAGTCTGCTTAAAACGCTTAGTACCTAGCTCTAggctgaaatgtttttcttggaaGGGATCAGAATCTTCACAGCAAGAAAAGCGTTTATTGTTGGAGTGGAGAAGCTGGGAAGTATATGGGGACTGTTGGAGATGCCCCTCAACTCAGCATGGGTGTCAGCCTCAACTCCACAGGTGCTGGCAGGCCTCATGTCACTCCCCCTGTTA
The Coturnix japonica isolate 7356 chromosome 1, Coturnix japonica 2.1, whole genome shotgun sequence DNA segment above includes these coding regions:
- the XG gene encoding glycoprotein Xg, with the translated sequence MGKFRSILLFFLGYLLVHIRGQRDFDLADALDHPEDIITRKPTVIRRPTRPLMNNDLHLGDALGGGDIPRQPLYPPLPPRPGSHSNTGGFNDYDLVDGKPLPPHMAGEGGHNFNHGGNTDSGLIAGVTSPIISALVILVVGSIAAYTAYKNNKLCFKPRAGATV